The window ATTTTGTCTATATGTAGAAGCTAAAACCGGTTTTATAATATGGAACAGAAAGAAGGGTAGAGAGGCCCGTTAGGATATTACATATCTCGAAAAAGGCAGTTGTCGAATGCCAATCTGCAATAGAAATTACAGCTAAGTACTAACCTCGACAAAGCATTGATAGGCAGAAACAATATAGTGACTAAAACCTTCAAGTTTTAAGTTTTCCGTCTGTTCATCGATAATTGTTACCTTTCGACTGGGTTATAATCCTGGTTCTGAACATCAGTTGTCAATATAGATGAATATGTCTCTGTCTTTGTTTTGTTCGTTTTCAtatgatctttttgttttgttcgttTTCATATGATCTTTTCTTCGTTGgtacaaactatatatataatatatattaattaacctTCTTATGTCAAGAATGAAAGCAAATGGATTCTTTTAGGGTTCGGTcaattaattttattcatttgtaAGACTGCTCTTTAAACTTAAGCTGtcttcaaattcaaaatcaattacGACAACAATCGGGAACAATAATGCAACAAGAAACAGGTTTATGCTCTCTGCATCCTTGGCTAAGGTTATACCAAATATCAAAGTTGACGGAGAGATGAAAGTGCTTGGCTTGTGTTTCTTGAGATTCGGTCATGTATCGGTTCCTGTCAACAAAGCTATAGATCAATACACTTGAAACTCTGATTTAACGTGGTTGATACAAAGTAGAGATTTTGGGATTGATCGGGATCATACCTGAGTCGGAACAATATCAATTTTTGATCCAGTGATAGTTTCATACAAGAAGATGTACCTGCCATCATCACGGTTCCTTGCATCAGTTTTTTTAATACCAAAACTACTAGCAAAAACTAACGTAGTTCAGTGAATGTCCGATCTTACAAAGCATGTACACACAATGTTTCTTCCCATATTGAAAACATGTAATAGAACAATCCTCTAGTAAAATTTACAGATCAAAATACATACCGCCAAGCTAATTCAGTCACGAGTTCTGCTGGAGCAGCAGGCAGGACCTGAAAATTACCGACGATGGAGACACCAAGAATTTTAGCAGGGGTTTTAGATAGAGtaggaaaaatgaaaattacattGTGAAGATGTAAGCATACCTTGTCCTCGTACGGATTGCAGTTCTCTTTGAACCATAATCTTAGGAACTcctatttgaattaaaaaaaacagagaacgtGTGAGTGAACAAAGTATTACAACCCAATGAAACCTGACTGAGAGCAAAAACAGGCAAAATCACTAACCTTATCAACATTTTCAGGCTCCATGCCTTTTTGGAAGCGCTCTTCATATGAACCTGCAAGCCAGTATCTGCTGGAATCGGGTGTATGAATCTATGCACAATGTGTACAAGTGGATGATGATTCTAATCAGTGATTTTGGCAATTTGTGCAGATATGTGTTCAACTATGCATTCAAAGAGAGATAGACAtggaaataaagagaaaatataacAGACCTCATCAATCAATAAGATTGAGCCATCACTACTTCTTCCAAACTCGTACTTTGTGTCTACCAGTATCAGTCCATGTTCCTTGGCAACACGCTGAAAAGTAAGCatgatataattaaaatctattagaCCTTCCAACAATACACAATATTTCAATATTGAAGCCAGCAAAATATATCAAGAAACTGATTTCTTGTGGTCTGCAATTTACAATTATGAAAATCACTATAGTCTATGGCTTCTGACGTAGGAGTTGTAACTAACCTGCCCAAACTCAAACAAGCTCAAAGCTTTCATACTTGCTTCATCAAATTCAGCTTGAGTCATGAATCCACCTTCAACTATCTGCAAGAATCATCtgaagaattagaagaaacacAGAACTACACAGTTTTGGCTTATATATTCTTGTCTTACAGCTAAGCAGATCACAGAAAGAGCAACCTAATGActcaaaaaacttattttatggaatctacatttatttattgtaaCAGGTTATTAGACCTCATTTGGAGAGATGGGCACATCATGATCCGCAGCCTTGGTTGTCGGTGTGAGTATATTAGCTGGAAGCTTCTGGTTTTTTACTAATCCTGCACAATTTAGTGATCAGCATATCAATGATGATCTTCTAAGATGCACTTAAAGAAGAAGGCAACTAataaatggaaataaaagaaactgTACCATCTGAGAGCTCATTCCCACAATAGTTACGAACACCTTTATTGTACACCGTCCATAAAGAAGTGTCAGTACTTCCAGTCACATATCCTCTAActacaaataacaaacataagagAACAGCTTAGAACTAAAGCAAATACATAGGGAAGCGTCTGACAAGGTACTCTACATCTAGATCCAACACGCACTAACCCACAAACTCTATGGGGAAAACCGAGCATTTCTTTGCGATAACAACATTTCTGTCAGGAGATGAAACAATTGCATTTGGAGTTATGTGCTGTGTGTTATTGAACCACCACAAACTTGTCTCGTTAAGAACCTGAAAGTTAATCACCACAAACTTATAATTTCGTTACAGTTTGATCCATTGTTTGACAACACTGCAAAGCTTTGAATAAAGAGCACAAACCTGGCCTTTGAAGGGAATTGAAGCAAGATTTCTGTCGAATGCACTCAACCTATCTGTTGTAATAAGAACCAGATAATCACCAGCATCATAAATATCTCTAACCTGCAATATCAATTTTACTATCTTGATCAGTTCTCAATTCTAAAATCAACAATTGTGTTGGTCTAGCACAGGCATAGTCTTTTCAGaaagatatgaaacaaaaaggaaacattaCTAACCTTTCCCCTGATTCGAGATTTCAGACCAGGAACAGTCGTTAGAAGATTCGTCTCAGAGAGACAATTAGAAAGCGAGTCTTTGATTGTGCAAAGAACCACTCCTTTCCGGTTACTCGTGACTAAATCGTCAAGAGACAGTTGTGGTCGCTCCTCCTGCTGGTTTTGGGTCTTTCCCTGGCAAGACATAACCAATGAACAGGGTTTTGGGTATTTCTTGAACTCCGGTAATGTTCTAAGGAACGAGACTGATGCAAAAGCTGGGTTTTTAACAGACACTGCTCTAGCAACGCTCTGGGGTGTTCTCAACGGATTTAGAGTTGACCTCACACACTGAGCCATTCCAGAAACAGGCACTTAAAACCCCTGGCACCAGAAAAAccacaaaaatcttaaaaatttatACGATTTGAACTCCATTTCAGTAGCAGCCAGCCAGCCACAAAGGCAAAACAAGAAGAGTAGGAAGGATTCTAAACGGAACATATAAAGTCAGGATTATAGTCCAAAATAAACTCTAGAAAGGAAGAAGAGCAGACAACATATAAGCGAAACGAGTAACCACAGCTAACACAAACCCCGTGAAAATATGAGAATCGAACATGTGAGAACAGAAAGGAAGAAAGCCAAAACCTTTGAACAAATAAGCTAAAGCCGGAGCGCGACGGAATCAGTTCTGATAAACAGGGAGACAATAGAAGCCGGCGGCGATAAGTAGGGAGAAACACCGAGCTCGGAATTTGCGTTTGCGTTTAAAACCtgaatgttatttttttttcacaaacattagaatgtttatttaaattaaggaaaaataaaatatacaacgagagagaagaaaaaaacacggCTTTGCCCTCTCGGGGATCAAGATCCGTCACCTCTGCAACCaaaatctgtgttttttttacctGTATTCAAACCAAAGGTTAAACCTTTGCTTGAAGTTTGTGAAACCCTCAAGGGAGATAGATGCCAATTTAGAGAGtcgagaaagagagacagagaagcagagagagagatatggcgAGGCAAGCTGGGAAGCAGAATTGTAGGAGGGTTGTGTTAGTTTCATGCCTCGCGCTTTTAGCTGCGGGACTTGTTGGAGACTTCCTTTGGGCTTCTTCTCATCGTTTCTCCTCCGTTGGGATGTCTCTTCCCTCCTCTTTTACCACCGTGATCGGACAACTCCCTCCTAATTCCAATGTAAATGCTGTCTCTTGTTGATGTAATTGGATCTCAAACAAATACTCACTTGTTGCGCCTGGTCATCAAAAATAATTAGGCTCAGTTTCTCACTTCTTGCGTCTGCTTTTGGTGCTTCTTCAGGGAAACGAtactgagaagaagaaggagaagaatgatAAAGTTCGGGAAAGGAAGCTTTCTGCAACGTTTCAAGATTTGGCTGCTCCTGAACTCAAATGGGAGAAGATGGCAGCTGCTCCTGTGCCTCGCTTAGATGGAGCTGCAATTCAGATTAGGAATTTTCTATATGTGTTTGCTGGATACGGCACCATTGATATTGTAAGCCTCTTATATATCcttctttaaagaaaaaaaacaaagaacaagagATCTTTGATCAGTAGTATTTGGTTGTTTCTGACCAATGATGAGCTGTGTTTTTATGTGTGTTTCGACATTCAGGTACATTCCCATGttgatatatacaatttcgtagATAATACATGGGGAGGAAGATTTGATATGCCAAAAGAGATGGCACATTCACATTTAGGGATGGTAACGGATGGTAGATACATCTACATTGTCACTGGTCAATATGGTCCTCAATGTAGAGGGCCTACAGCTAAAACTTTTGTGCTTGACACTGATACTAATTCGTGGAGTGACTTCGTTCCCTTACCAGTTCCTAGGTAATTTTGAATATCCCTGCTGATGAGATTACTGGTTTAGCTCGTTTGGATGATATCATTTTGTTGCTCAAGATATTCTGTGATGCTTAATGATTAGAGGAACTGAGTGTTAAATTGTGTTTACATTCAGGTATGCTCCAGCTACTCAGCTTTGGAGAGGTAGGCTCCACGTGATGGGTGGAAGCAAGGAGAATCGGCATACACCAGGGCTTGAACACTGGAGTATTGCAGTAAAAGATGGGAAAGCATTGGAAAAGGAGTGGAGAAGTGAAATTCCAATCCCTCGTGGAGGACCTCACAGGTTATTTTCTCAACTCTGTTGAAGTCTGTTGTTTATAGCTACTTCATACACCTTCCTCCGATTTATTTGAGTTTGACTGTTCTTGTGTGACTGTAGAGCATGCGTAGTAGTGGATGACCGGCTTTTTGTCATTGGAGGTCAAGAAGGTGATTTCATGGCTAAACCAGGATCTCCCATCTTCAAATGCTCACGCCGTATGGAGGTATCCAATAATAGACTACCTGTTTGATTAAATATTCATGACTCCTCAAGTGTTGCAATTTATGAACATCATGTGTCCTTTTTTCACCTTGGTGGTTTTAGGTTGTATTCAGTGATGTCTACATGCTGGATGAGGAAATGAAGTGGAAAGTTATGCCATCAATGCCAAAACCGGATTCCCATATTGAATTTGCTTGGAAAGTTGTTAACAACTCCATTGTAATCGTTGGAGGCACTACAGAGAAGCATCCTGAAACCAAAAAGATGGTCCTTGTTGGTGAAATCTTCCAGTTCAACCTGAATACAATGGTAAAAACCCCAGTGACATTCATGCTTAAAACCTCTCTATCCTATTAAAAAGTGTAAACAGTAGCTCGAAATTTTGTTCTCTGCAGAAATGGTATGTGATTGGAAAGTTGCCATACCGTGTGAAGACTACGCTGGTTGGGTATTGGGAAGGGCAGTTATACTTCACCTCGGGGCAACGAGACAAAGGGCCAGATGATCCTGCCCCTCGTAAGGTGATTGCAGAGATGTGGAGAACCAAACTGATACTGAATCCATGAGGAGAGACAAAGAATCGATCTCCCTTTTGTTATGCAAAGTCGTCCCAGCATTCTTTTTTAAGTTAGTATTTTTTTGAGCATAATTCATCCCACTACAGTTTTTGTTGTATCTTATCTTCTGTATGTTGATGGAGCATTTGTATATTGTAAACAA is drawn from Camelina sativa cultivar DH55 chromosome 1, Cs, whole genome shotgun sequence and contains these coding sequences:
- the LOC104786059 gene encoding phosphoribosylaminoimidazole-succinocarboxamide synthase, chloroplastic-like, with protein sequence MAQCVRSTLNPLRTPQSVARAVSVKNPAFASVSFLRTLPEFKKYPKPCSLVMSCQGKTQNQQEERPQLSLDDLVTSNRKGVVLCTIKDSLSNCLSETNLLTTVPGLKSRIRGKVRDIYDAGDYLVLITTDRLSAFDRNLASIPFKGQVLNETSLWWFNNTQHITPNAIVSSPDRNVVIAKKCSVFPIEFVVRGYVTGSTDTSLWTVYNKGVRNYCGNELSDGLVKNQKLPANILTPTTKAADHDVPISPNEIVEGGFMTQAEFDEASMKALSLFEFGQRVAKEHGLILVDTKYEFGRSSDGSILLIDEIHTPDSSRYWLAGSYEERFQKGMEPENVDKEFLRLWFKENCNPYEDKVLPAAPAELVTELAWRYIFLYETITGSKIDIVPTQEPIHDRISRNTSQALSSLRQL
- the LOC104786069 gene encoding kelch repeat-containing protein At3g27220-like produces the protein MARQAGKQNCRRVVLVSCLALLAAGLVGDFLWASSHRFSSVGMSLPSSFTTVIGQLPPNSNGNDTEKKKEKNDKVRERKLSATFQDLAAPELKWEKMAAAPVPRLDGAAIQIRNFLYVFAGYGTIDIVHSHVDIYNFVDNTWGGRFDMPKEMAHSHLGMVTDGRYIYIVTGQYGPQCRGPTAKTFVLDTDTNSWSDFVPLPVPRYAPATQLWRGRLHVMGGSKENRHTPGLEHWSIAVKDGKALEKEWRSEIPIPRGGPHRACVVVDDRLFVIGGQEGDFMAKPGSPIFKCSRRMEVVFSDVYMLDEEMKWKVMPSMPKPDSHIEFAWKVVNNSIVIVGGTTEKHPETKKMVLVGEIFQFNLNTMKWYVIGKLPYRVKTTLVGYWEGQLYFTSGQRDKGPDDPAPRKVIAEMWRTKLILNP